The region GCCCTGGCCTGCAACGCCACGTTATCCGGCTGCGGCCGTTCCCAGGCCGCGCCTGGCGGCCCGCCGCCCAAGGCCACCGTGTCCGTGGCGCTGCCCGAATCGTCGATGGTGCAGGCGACCCTCGACTACACGGGCCGCATCGAACCGTCGCAGCGCGTGGAAGTGCGCTCGCGCGTGTCCGGCTATTTGCAGCAGATCGCCTTTCGCGACGGCCAGCAGGTCAAGGCCGGCGATGCGCTGTTCGTCATCGACCCGCGCCCCTTCGCGGCGGCGCGCGACCGTGCCCGGGCCGGCCTGGCCCAGGCCAATGCACGCAGCAAGCTGGCCACGGCCCAGTTCGAGCGCAGCAGCCGGCTGCAGCAAACGGGCGCGGCCAGCACCGAGGAGCTGGAACGGGCGCGCGGCGAACTGGAAGGCGCGCAGGCGGCCGTCATGCTGAGCCAGGCGGAATTGCGCAGCGCCGAACTGGAACTGTCTTTTACCACCATGCGCGCGCCCATCGCCGGCACCGTGTCGGACCGCCGCGTCGATGTCGGCAACTACGTGGCCGGCGGCGCGGCGCAAAGCGGCGTGCTGACCACCATCGTCGCGCACAGCCCCGTGCGCGCCATGGTCGACCTGTCGGAGGCGGATTTCCAGCGCCTGCGCCAGCAAAGCAGGCTGCCATCGAAGGTGCAGCTGGCGCTCGACGGCGGCGGCCCCGCGCAGGATGCCAGCGTGGACTTTGTCGACAACGAAATCAGCGCCCGCTCGGGCACCGTGCGCCTGCGCGCCAGCCTGGCCAACGCCGACCGCGCCATCATGCCGGGCAGCTTTGCACGCGTGCGCATCCCCGTCGGCCCGGCGCAGGAGCGCCTGCTGGTGCCCGATGCCGCCATACTCAGCGACCAGAACAAAAAGATGGTGTTCGTCGTGGACGCGGCGGGCAAGGTGGTGCCGCGCAAACTGGAACTGGGCGGCCTGCGGGGCGACAAGCAGATCGTGCTGTCCGGCCTCGGACCGCACGATAAAGTCATCGTTTCCGGCGCGGCCAAGGTGCGCCCGGGCGACCAGGTGCTGGTGGCCGCTCCGCGCGCCAGCGGCGCATAAGGAGAGAGCATGCGGTTTTCCCGATTTTTCATCCGCCGTCCCGTGTTTGCCATCGTGCTGTCCATCCTCATCACCCTGGTGGGCGCGGTGTCGGCCATGCGCCTGCCGATCTCGGAGTTTCCCGAGATCGTGCCGCCCACGGTGACCGTGAAGGCCAGCTATCCTGGCGCCTCGGCGCAGGAAATCGCCGATACCGTCGCCGCGCCGATCGAACAGGAAATCAACGGCGTCGACGGCATGCTCTACCTGTCCTCGCAATCGGTGGGCGACGGCAAGCTGACCATCAGCGTGGTGTTCAAGGCGGGCACCAACGTCGAACAGGCCCAGTCGCTGGTGCAGAACCGCGTGGCGGTAGCCGAAGCGCGCCTGCCCGATGCCGTGCGGCGCCTGGGGCTGGCCGTCAAGAAGGCATCGCCCGACCAGCTGATGGTGGTGCTGTTCGATTCACCCAAAGGCACGCGCGACCAGCAGTACATTTCCAACTTCATCGGCACGGCCATCAAGGACAAGCTGGCCCGCGTCGAAGGCGTGGGCGACATCTACACGCGCGGCGCGCGCGACTTCTCGATGCGCATCTGGCTCGACCCGGCGCGCGTGGCCTCGCTGGGGTTGACTGCGCAGGAAGTGATCGCGGCCGTGCGGCAAGCCAATTCCCAGGTCGCCGCCGGCGTATTGAACCAGCCGCCCGGCGGCAGCGACGGCGCCTTCCAGGTGCAGGTGCAGGCGCAAAGCCGCCTGCGCGACGTGGCCGAATTCGAAGCCATCGTCGTGGCCGCCCATGCCGGCGGCGGCGTGGTGCGCCTGCGCGACGTGGCGCGCGTCGAGATGGGCGCGCAGGATTACACGGAAAGCGGTTTCGTCGACAAGCGCACGGCCATCGCGCTGAGCATCAGCCTGCTGCCCGGCTCGAACGCGCTGGCCACGGGCGACCGCGTGCTGGAGCTGCTGGCAAAAATGGAAGCCGACTTCCCGCAAGACGTCGCCTACCACAGCTATTACAATCCGACTGAATTCATCCGCTCCTCGATCGACAAGGTGCGCGACACCATCTTCGAGGCGGCCCTGCTGGTGTGCCTGGCCATGCTGCTGTTCCTCGGCTCGTGGCGCGCCGCCATCATTCCCATCCTGGCCATTCCCGTGTCCCTCGTCGGCACCTTCAGCGTGCTGGCGGCGATGGGCTATAGCCTCAATACCCTGTCATTGTTCGGCCTGGTGCTGGCGATCGGCATCGTCGTCGATGACGCCATCGTGGTGGTGGAAAACGTCGAGCGGCACATGGAGGACGGCATGAGCCCCGTCGCCGCGGCGCAGCGCAGCATGGACGAAGTGGGCTTCGCCCTGGTCGCCATCGCGCTGGTGCTGGTGGCGGTCTTCGTGCCGACGGCCTTCATCGACGGCATCTCCGGCATGTTCTACCGCCAGTTCGCCGTCACCATCGCCGCCTCCACCGTGATCTCGGCGCTGGTGTCGCTGACGCTGTCGCCGGCCCTGGCCGCGCTGCTGCTCAAGCCGCGGCACGATGCCAACAGCCTGGGCGCGCGCTGGATGCGCATTTTCAACCGCGGCTTTTCCCGCCTGACGGGCGGCTACGTGCGGCTGACGGGGCGCATCCTCTCGCGGCGCTGGCTGATGCTGCCCGTTTACCTGCTGCTGGCGGGCCTGACCCTGTGGCGCCTGGACGCGACGCCGCATGGTTTCGTGCCGCAGCTGGACCGCGGCTACGCCATCGTCTCGATCCAGCTGCCGGCCGGTTCGACCCTGGCGCGCACCAGCGAAGTGGTGCAGGACGCCACGGCCCGCCTGTTGAGCCACCCCGGCGTGGCCCACACGGCCGCCTTCGTCGGCACCGATGGCGCCACGTTTACGTCCGCGCCCAACACGGCCGTCATCTTCACCATGTTCAAGGACTTCGGCGCGCGCGCCAGCGATGGCCTGGACGGCCCGGCCATGCTGGGCGCCATGCGCGCCAGGCTGGCGCCCATCAGCGCGGCGCGCGTGATGGTGATACCGCCACCGTCCGTGCGCGGCATCGGCACGGGCGGCGGCTTCAAGCTGATGCTGCGCGACACGGGCGGCCAGGGACCGCAAGCCTTGCAGGCGGCCGCGCGCGCCATCGTCGAGGAAGCGGGCAAGCTGCCCTCGGTGACGGGCGCCTTCACGCCGTTCAACGCCATGAGTCCGCAGATCAAGGTTGAACTGGACCGCACCAAGGCCGAATACCTGGGCGTGCCGC is a window of Janthinobacterium rivuli DNA encoding:
- a CDS encoding efflux RND transporter permease subunit, whose amino-acid sequence is MRFSRFFIRRPVFAIVLSILITLVGAVSAMRLPISEFPEIVPPTVTVKASYPGASAQEIADTVAAPIEQEINGVDGMLYLSSQSVGDGKLTISVVFKAGTNVEQAQSLVQNRVAVAEARLPDAVRRLGLAVKKASPDQLMVVLFDSPKGTRDQQYISNFIGTAIKDKLARVEGVGDIYTRGARDFSMRIWLDPARVASLGLTAQEVIAAVRQANSQVAAGVLNQPPGGSDGAFQVQVQAQSRLRDVAEFEAIVVAAHAGGGVVRLRDVARVEMGAQDYTESGFVDKRTAIALSISLLPGSNALATGDRVLELLAKMEADFPQDVAYHSYYNPTEFIRSSIDKVRDTIFEAALLVCLAMLLFLGSWRAAIIPILAIPVSLVGTFSVLAAMGYSLNTLSLFGLVLAIGIVVDDAIVVVENVERHMEDGMSPVAAAQRSMDEVGFALVAIALVLVAVFVPTAFIDGISGMFYRQFAVTIAASTVISALVSLTLSPALAALLLKPRHDANSLGARWMRIFNRGFSRLTGGYVRLTGRILSRRWLMLPVYLLLAGLTLWRLDATPHGFVPQLDRGYAIVSIQLPAGSTLARTSEVVQDATARLLSHPGVAHTAAFVGTDGATFTSAPNTAVIFTMFKDFGARASDGLDGPAMLGAMRARLAPISAARVMVIPPPSVRGIGTGGGFKLMLRDTGGQGPQALQAAARAIVEEAGKLPSVTGAFTPFNAMSPQIKVELDRTKAEYLGVPLLRLNETLQSYMAPVFVNDMNLMGRVWRVTAQADAPYRRSVADLAALKTRTANGDMVPLGSVAAFSEGTAPFRVPRYNLYPAAEIQGSTRPGYSTGQTIAAMEELLKARLPDGFDYEWTELALQEKHAGGSTGMVLGLAVLLVYLLLAALFESWLLPLSVVLIVPSCVLATLVGVSWRGLDNNVLTQISIVVLIGLAAKNAILIVEFARQAMAAGADAREAAIAAARTRLRPILMTSLAFLLGAIPLMLSSGAGAEMRQSMGTAVFAGMLGVTVSGLLFTPLFFTLLSRRRAAPAARTVALGVAA
- a CDS encoding efflux RND transporter periplasmic adaptor subunit, whose protein sequence is MMRPRPIPSLPVPLLLLLALACNATLSGCGRSQAAPGGPPPKATVSVALPESSMVQATLDYTGRIEPSQRVEVRSRVSGYLQQIAFRDGQQVKAGDALFVIDPRPFAAARDRARAGLAQANARSKLATAQFERSSRLQQTGAASTEELERARGELEGAQAAVMLSQAELRSAELELSFTTMRAPIAGTVSDRRVDVGNYVAGGAAQSGVLTTIVAHSPVRAMVDLSEADFQRLRQQSRLPSKVQLALDGGGPAQDASVDFVDNEISARSGTVRLRASLANADRAIMPGSFARVRIPVGPAQERLLVPDAAILSDQNKKMVFVVDAAGKVVPRKLELGGLRGDKQIVLSGLGPHDKVIVSGAAKVRPGDQVLVAAPRASGA